The Apodemus sylvaticus chromosome 17, mApoSyl1.1, whole genome shotgun sequence genome contains a region encoding:
- the Ebag9 gene encoding receptor-binding cancer antigen expressed on SiSo cells produces MAITQFRLFKVCTCLATVFSFLKRLICRSGRGRKLSGDQITLPTTVDYSSVPKQTDVEEWTSWDEDAPTSVKIEGGNGNVATQQNSLEQLEPDYFKDMTPTIRKTQKIVIKKREPLNFGVPDGSTGFSSRLAATQDMPFIHQSSELGDLDTWQENTNAWEEEEDAAWQAEEVLRQQKIADREKRAAEQQRKKMEKEAQRLMKKEQNKIGVKLS; encoded by the exons ATGGCCATCACTCAGTTTCGGTTATTTAAAGTTTGTACCTGCCTAGCAACAGTGTTCTCATTCCTGAAGAGATTAATATGCAG ATCTGGCAGAGGAAGGAAATTAAGTGGAGATCAAATAACTTTGCCCACCACAGTTGATTATTCATCTGTCCCTAAGCAG ACAGACGTGGAGGAATGGACTTCCTGGGATGAAGATGCACCCACAAGTGTAAAGATTGAGGGAGGGAATGGGAATGTGGCAACGCAGCAGAACTCTTTGGAACAACTGGAACCTGACTATTTCAAGGACATGACACCAACAATTCGGAAAACTCAGAAA ATTGTCATTAAGAAGAGAGAGCCATTGAATTTTGGTGTTCCAGATGGTAGCACAGGTTTTTCCAGTAGATTGGCAGCTACACAAGATATGCCTTTTATTCATCAATCT tcAGAATTAGGTGACTTAGATACATGGCAAGAAAATACCAATgcatgggaagaggaagaagacgcAGCCTGGCAAGCAGAAGAAGTGCTGAG GCAGCAAAAAATtgcagacagagagaagagagcagcagaacaacaaaggaaaaaaatggagaaggaagCACAACGCCTGATGAAGAAGGAGCAAAACAAAATCGGTGTGAAGCTTTCCTAA